The following are encoded together in the Arcticibacterium luteifluviistationis genome:
- the rsgA gene encoding ribosome small subunit-dependent GTPase A, producing the protein MKNIKGKVWRSTGSWYEVRSEEHGLTRCRLKGKFKIKGLKVTNPLAVGDDVIFDHEEKDEELGIIHEILPRKNYLIRKSVHKTAHGHLIACNIDQAICVVTLHFPKTSLGFIDRFLVSAEAFRIPAVLLFNKKDLLDEETEAYQAAVMEMYEAIGYPCYSISALNGDNIDLVEKLIENKTSLFSGHSGVGKSHLINRLIPELDQATSEVSTFANKGVHTTTFAEMFESSPNTYIIDSPGIKELGLMEMKNQEISHYFPEMRAFLGQCKFNNCEHTNEPHCRIKDAVGNEEIAESRYISYLSMLENDDNRR; encoded by the coding sequence TTGAAAAATATAAAAGGTAAAGTCTGGAGGTCAACTGGCTCTTGGTATGAAGTCAGGTCAGAAGAACATGGCCTAACCAGATGCCGCCTAAAAGGAAAATTCAAGATAAAAGGGCTTAAGGTAACCAACCCTTTGGCCGTAGGCGATGATGTCATTTTTGACCACGAGGAAAAAGATGAAGAGCTTGGTATAATTCATGAAATACTTCCTAGAAAAAATTATCTTATCCGTAAATCAGTTCATAAAACTGCCCACGGACACCTGATTGCCTGTAATATTGACCAAGCTATTTGTGTGGTAACGTTACATTTCCCAAAAACATCATTGGGCTTTATTGACCGGTTTTTAGTTTCTGCTGAAGCCTTTAGAATTCCAGCCGTATTGCTTTTCAACAAAAAAGACCTACTTGATGAAGAAACAGAAGCTTATCAAGCGGCTGTGATGGAAATGTATGAGGCCATTGGTTATCCATGCTATAGCATTTCAGCGTTAAATGGCGACAATATAGATTTAGTAGAAAAACTGATAGAAAATAAAACCTCTTTATTCTCTGGACATTCGGGTGTAGGCAAGTCTCATCTTATAAATAGATTGATTCCTGAGCTAGACCAAGCCACCTCTGAGGTTTCTACCTTCGCTAATAAAGGAGTGCATACCACAACCTTTGCAGAGATGTTCGAATCTAGTCCTAATACATACATCATTGACAGCCCAGGAATTAAAGAATTGGGACTCATGGAAATGAAAAACCAAGAGATTAGCCACTATTTTCCTGAAATGAGGGCGTTTTTAGGGCAATGCAAATTCAACAACTGTGAACATACCAATGAGCCGCATTGTCGTATCAAAGATGCCGTTGGTAATGAAGAAATAGCAGAAAGTAGATACATCAGCTATTTAAGTATGCTTGAAAACGATGATAACAGAAGGTAA